The following is a genomic window from Collimonas fungivorans Ter331.
ATCAGCGCCGACATGGGCCGCTTCTGGCGCCACATCACCTCCGACAGCCAGCTGCGCTGGATCGGTCCCGACAAGGGCGCGATCCACTTGGCCACCGGCGCTGTCGTCAATGCGGTCTGGGACTTGTGGGCCAAGGCAGAAGGCAAGCCGCTGTGGCAGCTGGTGACCGACATGTCGCCCGAGGAACTGGTGCGCGCCATCGATTTCCGTTACCTGACCGACTGCATCACGCCGGAAGAAGCGCTGGCCATGCTGCGCGCGCAGGAACCAGGCAAGGCCGAGCGCATCCGCTCGCTGCAGCGGGACGGCTATCCGTGCTACACCACTTCCGCCGGCTGGCTCGGTTATGAAGACGCCAAGCTGCGGCGCCTGTGCCAGGAAGCGGTCGACAACGGCTTCAACCATATCAAGCTCAAGGTCGGGCGCGACCTGGAAGACGACATCCGGCGCGTCACCATCGCGCGCGAAGTGATCGGCCAGGACAGGCAGCTGATGATAGACGCCAACCAGGTATGGGAAGTCGACCAGGCGATCGACTGGGTCAATGAACTGGCGTTCGCCAAGCCGTGGTTCATCGAAGAACCGACCAGCCCGGACGACATCGAGGGCCATCGCAAGATCCGCGAAGGCATTGGCGCGGTCAAGGTAGCCACCGGCGAAATGTGCCAGAACCGCATCATCTTCAAGCAGCTCATCATGCGCGGCGCGATCGACGTGGTGCAGATCGATTCCTGCCGTCTCGGCGGCGTCAATGAAATACTGGCGGTGCTGCTGATGGCGGCCAAATACAAGCTGCCGGTGTGCCCGCATGCCGGCGGCGTCGGCCTGTGCGAGTATGTGCAGCACCTGTCGATGATCGACTATGTGTGCATTTCGGGGACCATGGAAGGGCGGGTAACGGAGTACGTCGACCATCTGCATGAGCATTTTGTCGAACCTTGCGTGATCCGGGATGCCAACTACATGCCGCCGGCTGCGCCGGGGTTTTCGATTACGATGAAGCCGGAATCGCTGGAGAAATACCAGTTCCGCGGCTAGCAAAGCACGCAGGGCGGGCACCTGTGCCCACGCAGTAGTATATTCAACATGGGCAAAAGGACCTGCCCGCCCTACAATAAAACAAATAAAAACGGAGACGGCAAAGTGGATCTACATTTAGCAGGAAAAGTGGTGATCGTGACCGGCGGCGGCGCAGGGATAGGCGCTGCGATTTCGCTGCAGCTGGCGGCGGAAGGCGCGATTCCGGTGATCCTGGGCAAAAGCCAGCCGGCGCCTGAATTCAAGACGGCGTTGCTGGCCTTGCAAGGAAAGTCGCTGATCCTCCAGCTCGACCTGATGGATGAGGACAAGTGCCGGCAGGCCGTGGCGCAGACCATAGGCGAATTCGGCCGGCTGGACGGACTGGTGAACAATGCCGGCATCAACGACAACATCGGCCTCGACGCCGGTCGCGCCGCTTTCGTGCTGTCGCTTGAAAAAAACCTGATCCATTACTACACCATGGCGCATTTCTGCGTACCGCACCTGAAAGCCAGCCGCGGCGCCATCGTCAACATTTCTTCGAAGACGGCTGTGACCGGCCAGGGCAACACCAGCGGCTATTGCGCCGCCAAGGGCGGGCAGCTGGCATTGACGCGCGAATGGGCGGCGGCGCTGGCGAATGACGGCGTGCGGGTCAACGCCGTGATTCCGGCCGAAGTGATGACACCACTGTACCGCAACTGGATCGCCAGCTTCGACAATCCGGAGCAAAAACTGGCTGCGATCACCAGCAAGATACCACTCGGAAAACGCTTCACCACAGCCGAGGAGATTGCAGACACCGCGGTATTTCTCTTGTCGCAGCGCGCTGCGCATACGACCGGGCAGTGGGTGTACGTGGACGGCGGCTACAGCCACCTCGACCGCGCCCTGACCTGAATGCATCTTGATAGATTGATTTAACACTGCCGGCGGCAGCGCCGGCAGTGCATCATGAGAGTAAATATGCAGCAATCAGAAATTCCTACGCCGGATTGCCTCATTTCGCTGGAAAACGTGACCAAGCGTTTTCCCGGCGTGCTGGCGCTCGACAACTGCCGCTTCGACCTGATGCGCGGCGAAGTCCATGCGCTGATGGGTGAAAACGGCGCCGGCAAATCGACGTTGATGAAAGTGCTGGCCGGCGTGTATCCCAAGGACAGCGGCGAGATCCGCATGGAAGGGCTGCCGGTCGAAATTCCAACCCCGCGCGCGGCGCAAGCGCTGGGCATCGGCATCATTCACCAGGAGCTCAACCTGATGAACCACCTGAGCGCCGCGCAAAACATTTTCATCGGCCGCGAGCCGCGCGGCCGCTACGGCCTGTTCCTTGACGAAGAGGCGCTGAACCGGCAAACCAAGGCGATTTTTGAACGCATGCGGCTGGACCTCGATCCCAGCACGCTGGTGAGCGAACTGACGGTGGCCAAGCAGCAGATGGTGGAAATCGCCAAGGCGCTGTCCTTCGACTCGCGCGTGCTGATCATGGATGAACCGACGGCGGCGCTCAACAACGCCGAAATCGAGGACCTGTTCCGCATCATCCGCCAGCTGCAGTCGCACGGCGTCGGCATCATCTACATTTCGCACAAGATGGACGAGCTGCGGCAGATATCCAACCGCGTCACGGTCATGCGCGACGGCAAATACATCGCCACCGTGCCCACCGCCACCACCTCGATGGAGACCATCATCGG
Proteins encoded in this region:
- a CDS encoding L-fuconate dehydratase; this translates as MTTIRSIRVLDVRFPTSQMLDGSDAMNPDPDYSAAYVVLETDQPGLEGHGLTFTIGRGNEICCAAIKAMEHLVVGLKLDWISADMGRFWRHITSDSQLRWIGPDKGAIHLATGAVVNAVWDLWAKAEGKPLWQLVTDMSPEELVRAIDFRYLTDCITPEEALAMLRAQEPGKAERIRSLQRDGYPCYTTSAGWLGYEDAKLRRLCQEAVDNGFNHIKLKVGRDLEDDIRRVTIAREVIGQDRQLMIDANQVWEVDQAIDWVNELAFAKPWFIEEPTSPDDIEGHRKIREGIGAVKVATGEMCQNRIIFKQLIMRGAIDVVQIDSCRLGGVNEILAVLLMAAKYKLPVCPHAGGVGLCEYVQHLSMIDYVCISGTMEGRVTEYVDHLHEHFVEPCVIRDANYMPPAAPGFSITMKPESLEKYQFRG
- a CDS encoding SDR family oxidoreductase, whose product is MDLHLAGKVVIVTGGGAGIGAAISLQLAAEGAIPVILGKSQPAPEFKTALLALQGKSLILQLDLMDEDKCRQAVAQTIGEFGRLDGLVNNAGINDNIGLDAGRAAFVLSLEKNLIHYYTMAHFCVPHLKASRGAIVNISSKTAVTGQGNTSGYCAAKGGQLALTREWAAALANDGVRVNAVIPAEVMTPLYRNWIASFDNPEQKLAAITSKIPLGKRFTTAEEIADTAVFLLSQRAAHTTGQWVYVDGGYSHLDRALT